The stretch of DNA AAACCCATCACCTAAGACAATTTCGTGCCATTCATTATCAGGGTCAGATAATGCTGGGAAATATTCGCCATCAATAGTGACTGATTCATCAAGATTCCGAATGGCTTTGAATTCAGAACATCGGAAACCATAAAGTAGGTTAATGCAAATTGCCTTAAACCATGACTTACGGTTCTCGATATATCTGAATTGTCCCTTGGTAAGTTGATAACCATTTAACCCTAGAACTCTATCTCTAAAGTCCAAGAAAGACTCTAAATCAATAGTCTGTTCTTCAGTCTCCCTTACTATCCTCAAAGTTCCAAAGTGCCTAGTAACCTTGTCTAACAATGTCTCAAGCGTCGGATAGCCACGGATTTAGAACTCAGGAGTGAAGTTGATGCCTGGCAGCACGAGCGTAATCAGATGTGTGCCAAGGTAATTTTGCAATTTACTACGGAAGATGCACGGATTAAACTCAAACATCTTTATCGAGTGTTTGAGTGGGATGAATCCCTCTTTTTCTAATGCACCAAATTAGAGCGGTCAAGGCACTAGGGAAAATAGTTCAGAAAAATAGAAAAGAATTATGAGTGGAAACATTGCTACAGCATTCCATCAATAAGCGAATCACCTCAAGAGGTAACAAGGCTATTAAAGAGTAGGAGATAAGTCTTTAAGTAAATCCTCAGGGGGTGACAACAGACTTGAATCTAAGGCTACGCTTGGCTTTGAGTATTTAAGATGGCGAAAAAAGATCAGCGATTTTTTGGGCAATTAGCCCTCTAACTTGAGGTTAGGGTTATGCGATCGCCAGCTTTCAGTTGATCTTTTCAACAAAACACCACCGAAAAAGGTCGCTATAGCGACCTTTGAGCTGCCTTGTCACCCCTTGAGAAGTAAATCACACGAATTACAACCATTCTTGAGTTGGCACAAGATACAATCCAACACAACCCACGAGCCTATGGGTCTGTTTTATAGTGAGACAGGAACATCGCAACGCAATCTTGCATTACCCCTTCTGATGTCAGTTTCTCGCCCAGCAGGAATTCCGGCCAGAAGAAGAAATTCTTCACCAATCCCAACAATTGGCTGGCAGCAAATTCAGGATCAGAACGACGCAACGCGCCAGCCTCCATCGCATCTTTGATGAGCTCGGTAATGGGATAGTCGTGGGTCGCCATTTCTGCAAAAAATGCTCGCGACCTATCGAGATCGCGCAGAAGCTCAGAAATTACCATCCTATTCAGCCCCATAGCCTCCGCCTCTGTGATCACAGCAACATACATCGGGATGCAGAATGCATCCCGTCAGAAAGCGTATGAAACCGGTGAGGTTGACTATGTGGACGCGCTGCAAATGGAGGCGGCGGTCAATGCACCCGAAGGAACAGCCGCGCGGGAAGGTTATGACTATTACATGACCGCCCGGGCTGGTGCCGAAACTTACCCCAACTATTCGCACCTGTCACCATCGTTCATGCAGGAAACTCCAATGTTGGCCGACGCGATGAGCTATGCCCCCTATCTTTACACCCCGTTTATCGGAATCTATGGCGAAAAGGCAATGGCCGATACGGGTCCCCTAACTGTAAACTTCTATGAAAAAGCCTCTGAGCCAAAGGAATTGGTGGAGATTAGCGGTGCGTCGCATGTCTCTCTCTATGACGTTGAAGAAGATGTCTCGCGCGCCATCGAGGCTATAGATACCTTCTTCAAGAAGCATGGCGGTTCCCAGGTACAAGCTGCGTAAGAAGAATTTATTGCTTGTTGAAGGTTTATCCTAAGCGGGTTTTAGAGGCAATTCGGGTTTTCTTGCGCTCTTGCTCGGAGAGTTCATCCCCAGCTTGGAGACGGGTGGCGCTTTCTTGGAGGATGGTGGCAGCGTTCTGATCGCCGAGTTGCAAAGCGGTTTTTGCAGCGGTTTGCAATAAGGTAGCTGCACCCTGGCGATCGCCTTGTTTTAACTTGGTTTCCGCAATTTGGGTTTGCCGATATTTGGCTAGGGTGAGCATGTGGGACTGCACTTGGGGATCGGTTTGCGCTTGATACTCTTGCGTCACTGTCGCCGAAACTTCCACTGATGCAGACTCTAAGCCTTCTTGGCCTAATGCAGGATTATCATAAATCACTTGTACTGTGGCGATCGCCTGTTCCCCTAGAGGTAGTTGACCCATATATACATTCGCCAACACGACCCTAGGCTGATCCTTCATTAAATCCCCTAACCGTACCTGAATGGTATCTCCCTCTGTCTGTACGGGCAATTCTATAGTATCGGGTGACACTTGGGCTATCGGTTTAAGTTCTGCCAAGCGTACCC from Roseofilum reptotaenium CS-1145 encodes:
- a CDS encoding TetR/AcrR family transcriptional regulator C-terminal domain-containing protein → MYVAVITEAEAMGLNRMVISELLRDLDRSRAFFAEMATHDYPITELIKDAMEAGALRRSDPEFAASQLLGLVKNFFFWPEFLLGEKLTSEGVMQDCVAMFLSHYKTDP